A portion of the Patagioenas fasciata isolate bPatFas1 chromosome W, bPatFas1.hap1, whole genome shotgun sequence genome contains these proteins:
- the LOC136115697 gene encoding olfactory receptor 14J1-like has product MTGPHAHRQQMSNSSSITQFLLLAFADTRELQLLHFWLFLGIYLAALLGNGLIITTIAWDQHLHTPMYFFLLNLALLDLGSITTILPKSMDNSLRDTSTISYTGCAAQLFFYFFCASAEFSLLTIMSYDRYVAICKPLHYGTLLGSRACVHMAAAAWATGFLNALLHTANTFSLPLCKGNALGQFFCEIPQILKLSCSHSYLRELGLLMFGAFFFEGCFVFIVVSYVQIFRAVLRIPSEQGRHKAFSTCLPHLAVVSLFVSTAIFAYLKPPSISSPSLDLLVSVLYSLVPPAVNPLIYSMRN; this is encoded by the coding sequence atgacaggtcctcatgctcacaggcagcaaatgtccaacagcagctccatcacccagttcctcctcctggcgttcgcagacacacgggagctgcagctcttgcacttctggctcttcctgggcatctacctggctgccctcctgggcaacggcctcatcatcaccaccatagcctgggaccagcacctccacacccccatgtacttcttcctgctcaacctcgccctccttgacctgggctccatcaccACCATTCTCCCCAAATCAATGGACAATTCCCTCCGGGACAccagcacaatttcatacacaggatgtgctgcccaactctttttttattttttctgtgcttcagcagaattttctcttctcaccatcatgtcctacgaccgctatgttgccatctgcaaacccctgcactatgggaccctcctgggcagcagagcttgtgtccacatggcagcagctgcctgggccactgggtttctcaatgctctgctgcacacggccaatacattttcactgcccctgtgcaagggcaatgccctgggccagttcttctgtgaaatcccccagatcctcaagctctcctgctcacactcctacctcagggaacttgggcttcttatgtttggtgcttttttttttgagggatgttttgtgttcatcgtggtgtcctatgtgcagatcttcagggccgtgctgaggatcccctctgagcagggacggcacaaagccttttccacctgcctccctcacctggccgtggtctccctgtttgtcagcactgccatatttgcctacctgaagcccccctccatctcctccccatccctggacctgctggtctctgttctgtactctttggttcctccagcagtgaaccccctcatctacagcatgaggaactag